A window from Triticum aestivum cultivar Chinese Spring chromosome 6D, IWGSC CS RefSeq v2.1, whole genome shotgun sequence encodes these proteins:
- the LOC123143390 gene encoding rhodanese-like domain-containing protein 7: protein MLPSPPLSVARRAATAAARHLLPSITSLILDPPAPSPAVSRRRVRLMPLRNSAPLVSPPPHGRSFAVAAGDGGAEGEAPALVVVSFYRFADFPDHADLRRPLKELCEELRVSGGIILAPEGINGSLCGTPEAVEKVLNFIQTDNRLKGLRVIQTPVTPEDEAIHHGHTSHSPVGPGEDAPFRWDHVRVKLKKEIVSFGDPGVMPTKRVGKYIKPKDWNSLISDPDTVVIDVRNMYEIRIGKFKRAVDPCTESFREFPSWVDNQFQLAESDSHQSSVNDNTVTEGAEDLNSSGPKELPRVAMYCTGGIRCEKASSFLLDKGFKEVYHLEGGILKYLEEIPEAESLWEGECFVFDKRVSVEHGLAQGTHKLCYGCKQPVSDEDMESPKWEYGVSCPYCFSRRSEEEKERARARHRQFKTWGVIGGPDKGRSPKRLEASDGVKEDKQPRNSV from the exons ATGCTGCCCTCCCCACCACTTTCTGTCGCCCGCCgcgccgccacggccgccgcccgccacctcctcccctccatcACCTCGCTCATCCTCGACCCGCCCGCCCCCAGCCCTGCCGTCTCCCGCCGTCGCGTCCGCCTAATGCCGCTGCGGAACAGCGCCCCGCTCGTCTCCCCGCCGCCGCACGGGAGGAGCTTCGCGGTGGCCGCGGGGGATGGAGGCGCAGAAGGCGAGGCTCCGGCGCTGGTGGTGGTCTCGTTCTACAGGTTCGCCGACTTCCCCGACCACGCCGACCTGCGGCGGCCGCTCAAGGAGCTCTGCGAGGAGCTG CGTGTTTCAGGTGGCATTATTCTTGCACCAGAGGGAATCAATGGTAGTTTATGTGGAACACCAGAAGCTGTGGAGAAAGTTTTGAACTTTATTCAAACAGACAATCGGTTAAAAGGATTGAGGGTGATCCAGACACCTGTTACTCCAGAGGACGAGGCTATCCATCATGGACATACCAGCCATTCTCCTGTTGGTCCTGGAGAAGATGCACCATTCCGATGGGATCATGTCCGTGTGAAATTGAAAAAGGAG ATAGTGAGTTTTGGAGACCCTGGTGTGATGCCAACTAAAAGGGTTGGCAAGTATATAAAGCCAAAAGATTGGAATTCGTTGATAAGCGATCCAGACACC GTTGTCATTGATGTGCGTAACATGTATGAGATACGCATAGGAAAATTCAAGAGGGCTGTTGATCCATGCACGGAATCATTTAGAGAATTCCCATCTTGGGTTGATAATCAATTCCAGTTGGCTGAATCTGATAGTCACCAGTCATCAGTAAATGATAACACTGTAACTGAGGGAGCAGAAGATCTGAATTCCAGTGGACCCAAAGAGCTACCACGAGTTGCTATGTATTGCACTGGTGGTATTAGATGTGAGAAGGCATCGAGCTTTCTCCTTGACAAGGGATTTAAAGAG GTTTACCATCTGGAGGGTGGGATATTAAAGTACCTAGAGGAAATCCCGGAAGCTGAAAGCTTGTGGGAAGGTGAATGCTTCGTGTTTGACAAGCGTGTTTCAGTGGAGCACGGGTTAGCTCAAGGAACCCACAAACTTTGCTATGGATGTAAACAACCAGTTAGTGACGAAGACATGGAATCTCCTAAATGGGAGTATGGTGTATCATGCCCATACTGCTTCTCCAGGAGatctgaggaggagaaggaaagggcaaGGGCTCGGCACCGGCAGTTTAAGACATGGGGAGTTATTGGTGGTCCTGATAAAGGCAGGAGTCCAAAAAGGCTCGAAGCTAGCGATGGAGTTAAGGAGGACAAACAGCCGCGCAACTCAGTGTGA